A genomic region of Mycobacterium senriense contains the following coding sequences:
- a CDS encoding DUF559 domain-containing protein — MGEPFLGSEAVACGALTRSQLSTGYTRLFRDVYVSRDCDATSALRAKAGWLWTGRRGVVAGFSAAALHGSKWVDSVTMVDLIHENRHRQAGVRAHGDRIEEDEIVVMGGMPVTSAARTALDLGCWYPLTAAVAGIDALARATGIEGADVELLAARYPGRRGIVQARQAIALFDSGAQSPKESWLRVVLVQAGLPSPQTQIAVTDDFGDPVAYLDMGWEEIKVAVEYDGEQHRSDRRQYTWDVRRMEMLERLGWIVIRVVAGDRPAEIVRRVRAARARRA; from the coding sequence GTGGGTGAGCCCTTCCTTGGCAGCGAGGCCGTTGCTTGCGGCGCATTGACCAGAAGTCAGCTGAGTACCGGATACACAAGGCTTTTTCGAGATGTGTACGTCAGTAGGGATTGTGACGCTACTTCCGCACTGCGCGCGAAGGCCGGATGGCTGTGGACTGGGCGCAGGGGCGTGGTCGCAGGGTTCTCCGCGGCCGCACTGCATGGGAGCAAATGGGTTGACAGCGTGACGATGGTGGACCTCATTCACGAGAACCGCCACCGTCAGGCTGGAGTTCGGGCTCACGGAGACCGTATCGAGGAAGACGAAATCGTTGTGATGGGAGGGATGCCGGTGACCTCGGCAGCCAGGACGGCCCTGGACCTCGGCTGCTGGTATCCGCTTACCGCGGCGGTGGCGGGCATCGATGCATTGGCTCGGGCAACGGGAATCGAGGGGGCCGATGTCGAGTTGCTCGCAGCAAGATACCCGGGCCGCCGAGGCATCGTACAAGCACGGCAGGCAATAGCCCTGTTCGACAGTGGGGCACAGTCTCCGAAGGAGTCTTGGCTGCGCGTTGTACTGGTCCAGGCCGGGTTACCGTCGCCTCAGACGCAGATCGCCGTCACCGATGACTTCGGTGACCCGGTGGCTTATCTCGATATGGGCTGGGAGGAGATAAAAGTAGCGGTCGAGTACGACGGTGAACAGCACCGTAGCGATCGACGACAATACACTTGGGACGTCCGACGAATGGAGATGCTCGAGCGTCTCGGCTGGATCGTCATTCGAGTGGTGGCAGGAGACCGGCCTGCGGAAATCGTCCGACGTGTTCGCGCGGCTCGTGCCCGTCGAGCGTGA
- a CDS encoding MaoC family dehydratase: MPIDVDVALNAELDPIEFSWASSDVQLYHLGLGAGADPMDPRELRYLIDDTPQVLPTFGNVAATFHVTKPPTVKFPGIDIELGKVLHASERVEVPAPLPPSGSAEAVTRFTDIWDKGKAAVIWSETTVTAPDGTLLWTQRRSIFARGEGGFGGERGPSTSDGAPDRAPDLEVDVPILPQQALLYRLCGDRNPLHSDPEFAAAAGFSQPILHGLCTYGMTCKAITDALLDGDTGAVAAYGARFAGVAFPGETLKVGIWKDNGRFLASVVAPSRDNAVVLSGVELVPA, translated from the coding sequence ATGCCAATCGACGTAGACGTCGCCCTGAATGCCGAGCTGGATCCCATCGAATTCTCTTGGGCCAGCAGTGATGTGCAGCTCTACCACCTCGGGCTGGGCGCCGGCGCCGATCCGATGGACCCGCGCGAGCTGCGCTACCTGATCGACGACACCCCGCAGGTGCTGCCGACGTTCGGCAACGTCGCCGCCACCTTCCATGTCACGAAGCCGCCGACCGTCAAGTTTCCGGGCATCGACATCGAGCTGGGCAAGGTGCTGCATGCCAGTGAGCGCGTGGAGGTGCCCGCCCCGCTGCCGCCGTCGGGCTCGGCCGAGGCCGTCACCCGGTTCACGGACATCTGGGACAAGGGCAAGGCCGCGGTGATCTGGAGCGAGACGACGGTGACCGCGCCGGACGGCACGCTGCTGTGGACGCAGCGACGGTCCATCTTCGCCCGCGGCGAGGGCGGATTCGGCGGCGAGCGAGGGCCTTCGACGTCGGACGGCGCGCCCGACCGTGCCCCCGATCTCGAGGTCGACGTGCCGATTCTGCCGCAGCAGGCGCTGCTCTACCGGCTGTGCGGCGACCGCAACCCGCTGCACTCCGATCCCGAATTCGCCGCTGCCGCAGGCTTTTCGCAGCCCATCCTGCACGGGCTGTGCACCTACGGCATGACCTGCAAGGCGATCACCGATGCACTGCTCGACGGCGATACTGGAGCAGTGGCGGCCTACGGCGCACGTTTCGCCGGGGTGGCTTTCCCCGGCGAAACGCTCAAGGTCGGCATTTGGAAGGACAACGGCCGCTTCCTGGCCAGCGTTGTCGCGCCCTCGCGCGACAACGCCGTCGTGCTGTCGGGCGTCGAATTGGTGCCGGCCTAG
- the kstD gene encoding 3-oxosteroid 1-dehydrogenase: MSAQEYDVVVVGSGGAGMVAALTAAHRGLSTVVIEKAPHFGGSTARSGGGVWIPNNEVLKRDGVRDTAEAARTYLHGIVGNVVEPERIDTYLERGPEMLSFVLKHTPLKMCWVPKYSDYYPESPGGRAEGRSIEPKPFNARKLGADEAGLEPAYGKVPLNVVVMQQDYVRLNQLKRHPRGVLRSLKVGARTMWAKATGKNLVGMGRALIGPLRIGLQRAGVPVVLNTALTDLHVEDGVVRGVYVRGAGDAESGEPQLIRARRGVILASGGFEHNEQMRVKYQRAPITTEWTVGAVANTGDGILAGEKLGAALDIMEDAWWGPTVPLVGAPWFALSERNSPGSIIVNMSGKRFMNESMPYVEACHHMYGGEYGQGPGPGENIPAWLVFDQRYRDRYIFAGLQPGQRIPRKWLESGVIITADTLAELAQKAGLPVSEFTATVERFNGFARSGIDADFQRGESAYDRYYGDPTNKPNPNLGEISHAPYYAAKMVPGDLGTKGGIRTDIHGRALRDDGSIIEGLYAAGNVSAPVMGHTYPGPGGTIGPAMTFGYLAALHIAGGAGER, from the coding sequence ATGTCAGCGCAGGAGTACGACGTCGTCGTGGTCGGGAGCGGCGGGGCCGGCATGGTGGCCGCCCTTACCGCCGCTCACCGGGGTCTTTCCACCGTAGTCATCGAGAAGGCCCCACACTTCGGCGGTTCGACGGCGCGCTCAGGCGGCGGCGTTTGGATCCCAAACAACGAAGTCCTCAAGCGTGACGGGGTCCGCGATACCGCCGAGGCCGCCCGCACCTATCTGCACGGGATCGTCGGCAACGTCGTCGAGCCGGAACGCATCGACACCTACCTCGAGCGCGGCCCCGAAATGCTGTCGTTTGTGCTGAAGCACACCCCGCTGAAGATGTGCTGGGTGCCGAAGTACTCCGACTACTATCCGGAGTCGCCGGGCGGCCGCGCCGAGGGCCGATCGATCGAGCCGAAGCCGTTCAACGCCCGCAAGCTCGGCGCCGACGAAGCCGGCCTGGAGCCGGCCTACGGCAAGGTCCCGCTCAACGTCGTGGTGATGCAACAGGATTACGTGCGGCTGAACCAGCTCAAGCGGCACCCGCGCGGTGTGCTGCGCAGCCTGAAGGTCGGGGCGCGCACCATGTGGGCCAAGGCAACCGGCAAGAACCTCGTCGGCATGGGCCGGGCGTTGATCGGGCCGCTGCGCATCGGGTTGCAGCGGGCCGGGGTGCCCGTAGTGCTCAACACCGCGCTCACCGACCTCCACGTCGAAGACGGTGTGGTGCGCGGCGTCTACGTGCGCGGCGCCGGCGATGCCGAATCGGGCGAGCCGCAGCTGATCCGCGCCCGGCGTGGCGTGATCCTGGCGTCGGGCGGATTCGAGCACAACGAACAGATGCGGGTGAAATACCAGCGCGCACCGATCACCACCGAGTGGACCGTCGGCGCGGTGGCTAACACCGGCGACGGGATTCTGGCGGGCGAAAAGCTCGGCGCCGCACTGGACATCATGGAAGACGCCTGGTGGGGACCGACCGTCCCGCTGGTAGGTGCACCGTGGTTCGCGTTGTCCGAGCGCAACTCGCCGGGATCGATCATCGTCAACATGTCGGGCAAGCGGTTCATGAACGAGTCGATGCCCTACGTCGAAGCCTGCCATCACATGTACGGCGGCGAATACGGTCAGGGGCCGGGGCCGGGTGAGAACATCCCCGCCTGGCTGGTGTTCGACCAGCGGTACCGGGACCGCTACATCTTCGCGGGATTGCAGCCCGGACAACGTATTCCGCGTAAGTGGCTGGAGTCGGGTGTCATCATCACCGCCGACACTCTGGCGGAGCTGGCGCAGAAGGCCGGCCTTCCGGTGAGTGAATTCACCGCGACCGTGGAACGCTTCAACGGCTTCGCCCGCTCCGGCATCGACGCCGACTTCCAGCGCGGCGAAAGCGCCTACGACCGCTACTACGGCGATCCGACCAACAAGCCGAACCCCAACCTCGGCGAGATCAGTCACGCGCCGTACTACGCGGCCAAGATGGTGCCCGGTGACCTGGGCACCAAGGGCGGCATCCGCACCGACATCCACGGCCGGGCGCTGCGCGATGACGGCAGTATCATCGAGGGCCTCTACGCGGCAGGCAACGTCAGTGCCCCGGTGATGGGCCACACGTACCCCGGGCCGGGTGGCACCATCGGGCCGGCCATGACGTTCGGCTACCTGGCGGCGTTGCACATAGCCGGCGGAGCCGGGGAAAGGTAA
- a CDS encoding 2-keto-4-pentenoate hydratase, translated as MLSVATRDELAADLAQAERSGEPIAPLTAAYPDIDVVDAYEIQLINIRQRVAEGARVLGHKVGLSSLAIQQMMGVDEPDYGHLLDEMQLFEDTPVEADRYLYPRVEVEVGFVLNADLPGAGCTEDDVLAATEALVPSIELIDTRITDWKIELCDTIADNASSAGFVLGEARVSPRDIDVKGIDAVLRCNGEVVAEGRTDAVLGNPVTAVAWLARKVDGFGVRLRKGDVVLPGSCTRAIDAHPGDNFVADFTGLGSVRLSFE; from the coding sequence ATGCTCAGTGTTGCCACGCGCGACGAGCTGGCCGCCGACTTGGCGCAAGCCGAGCGGAGCGGCGAGCCGATCGCCCCGCTTACCGCCGCCTACCCGGACATCGACGTCGTCGACGCCTACGAGATTCAGCTGATCAACATCCGCCAGAGAGTCGCGGAGGGGGCCCGGGTGCTGGGCCACAAGGTTGGGCTGTCGTCGTTGGCGATCCAGCAAATGATGGGCGTCGACGAGCCGGACTACGGACATCTGCTCGACGAGATGCAGCTGTTCGAGGACACCCCGGTCGAGGCGGACCGCTACCTGTACCCCCGGGTCGAGGTCGAAGTCGGGTTCGTCCTGAACGCGGACCTGCCGGGAGCCGGCTGCACCGAGGACGACGTGCTGGCGGCCACCGAGGCGCTGGTCCCGTCGATCGAGCTGATCGACACCCGGATCACCGACTGGAAGATCGAGCTGTGCGACACCATCGCCGACAACGCGTCGTCGGCGGGTTTTGTGCTCGGTGAGGCGCGCGTTTCCCCCCGCGACATCGACGTCAAGGGGATCGACGCCGTGTTGCGCTGCAACGGTGAGGTTGTCGCGGAAGGCCGTACCGACGCGGTGCTGGGCAATCCGGTCACCGCGGTGGCCTGGCTGGCCCGCAAGGTGGACGGTTTCGGTGTCCGCCTGCGCAAAGGCGACGTCGTGCTGCCCGGATCGTGCACGCGGGCGATCGACGCGCACCCCGGTGACAATTTCGTCGCCGACTTCACGGGCCTCGGTTCGGTGCGTTTATCGTTCGAATAA
- a CDS encoding acetaldehyde dehydrogenase (acetylating) codes for MPTKATVAIVGSGNISTDLLYKLLRSDWLEPRWMVGIDPESEGLARARKLGLETTHEGVDWLLAQSDKPDLVFEATSAYVHRDAAPKYEAAGIRAIDLTPAAVGPAVIPPANLRQHLDAPNVNMITCGGQATIPIVYAVSRAVADLGGVPYAEIVASVASLSAGPGTRANIDEFTKTTSRGVETIGGAKRGKAIIILNPADPPMIMRDTIFCAIPEDADRDAIAKSIHDVVAEVQTYVPGYRLLNEPQFDDPSINSGGQALVTTFVEVEGAGDYLPPYAGNLDIMTAAATKVGEEIAKESLSATAGGAQS; via the coding sequence ATGCCGACTAAGGCGACTGTGGCCATTGTCGGGTCGGGGAACATCAGCACTGACCTGCTCTACAAGCTGCTCCGATCGGACTGGCTGGAACCGCGCTGGATGGTCGGCATCGACCCGGAAAGCGAGGGCTTGGCCCGGGCCCGCAAGCTGGGCCTGGAGACCACCCACGAGGGTGTCGACTGGCTGTTGGCCCAGTCGGACAAGCCCGACCTGGTGTTCGAGGCGACCAGCGCCTACGTGCACCGCGACGCCGCCCCCAAGTACGAGGCCGCCGGCATCCGGGCCATCGACCTGACGCCGGCCGCGGTGGGCCCCGCGGTGATCCCGCCTGCCAACCTGCGCCAGCACCTGGACGCGCCGAACGTCAACATGATCACCTGCGGCGGGCAGGCGACCATCCCGATCGTCTACGCGGTGTCACGCGCGGTCGCCGACCTCGGCGGCGTGCCGTATGCCGAGATCGTCGCCTCGGTCGCCTCACTGTCGGCCGGCCCCGGCACCCGCGCCAACATCGACGAGTTCACCAAGACCACCAGCCGGGGTGTCGAGACCATCGGCGGCGCCAAACGCGGCAAGGCGATCATCATCTTGAACCCGGCGGACCCGCCGATGATCATGCGCGACACCATCTTCTGCGCCATCCCGGAGGACGCCGACCGGGACGCGATCGCCAAGTCCATCCACGACGTGGTGGCCGAGGTGCAGACCTATGTGCCGGGTTACCGGCTGCTCAACGAGCCCCAGTTCGACGACCCGTCGATCAACTCCGGCGGCCAGGCGCTGGTCACCACCTTCGTGGAGGTCGAGGGCGCCGGCGATTATCTGCCGCCATATGCGGGCAACCTGGACATCATGACCGCCGCGGCGACCAAGGTCGGCGAGGAGATCGCCAAGGAATCCTTGAGCGCGACGGCCGGAGGAGCGCAATCATGA
- the dmpG gene encoding 4-hydroxy-2-oxovalerate aldolase, with product MTTDIFFNPVWDVRMTDTSLRDGSHHKRHQFTADEVGAIVAALDAAGVPVIEVTHGDGLGGSSFNYGFSKTPEQELIKLAAETAKEAKIAFLMLPGVGTKEDIKEAQNNGGSICRIATHCTEADVSIQHFGLARELGLETVGFLMMSHTISPEKLAAQARIMADAGCQCVYVVDSAGALVLEGVRDRVAALVAELGDDAQVGFHGHENLGLGVANSVEAVRAGAKQIDGSCRRFGAGAGNAPVEALIGVFDKIGVKTGIDFFDIADAAEEVVAPAMPAECLLDRNALIMGYSGVYSSFLKHAIRQGERYGVPPHELLHRAGQRKLIGGQEDQLIDIALEIKREKDSGAAPSR from the coding sequence ATGACCACCGACATCTTCTTCAACCCGGTCTGGGACGTCCGGATGACCGACACGTCGTTGCGGGACGGCTCTCACCACAAGCGCCACCAGTTCACCGCCGACGAGGTCGGCGCCATCGTGGCCGCGCTGGACGCCGCGGGGGTGCCCGTCATCGAGGTCACCCACGGCGACGGTCTGGGCGGCTCGAGCTTCAACTACGGGTTCTCCAAGACCCCCGAGCAGGAGCTGATCAAACTGGCCGCCGAGACGGCCAAAGAAGCCAAGATCGCCTTCTTGATGCTGCCCGGCGTCGGCACCAAAGAAGACATCAAAGAGGCCCAGAACAACGGCGGCTCGATCTGCCGGATCGCCACCCACTGCACCGAAGCCGACGTGTCGATCCAGCACTTCGGGCTGGCCCGCGAACTCGGACTGGAAACCGTCGGGTTCCTGATGATGAGCCACACCATCTCGCCCGAGAAGCTGGCCGCGCAGGCCCGCATCATGGCCGACGCGGGTTGCCAGTGCGTCTACGTGGTCGATTCGGCCGGCGCGCTGGTCCTCGAGGGCGTGCGCGACCGGGTCGCCGCGCTGGTCGCCGAGCTCGGCGACGACGCCCAGGTCGGCTTCCACGGCCACGAGAACCTCGGGCTCGGCGTCGCCAACAGCGTCGAGGCCGTCCGGGCGGGCGCCAAGCAGATCGACGGCTCCTGCCGCCGGTTCGGCGCCGGGGCCGGTAACGCGCCCGTCGAGGCGCTGATCGGGGTGTTCGACAAGATCGGCGTGAAGACCGGGATCGACTTCTTCGACATCGCCGACGCGGCCGAAGAGGTGGTGGCCCCCGCCATGCCCGCCGAGTGCCTGCTCGACCGCAACGCCCTGATCATGGGGTACTCGGGCGTGTATTCGAGCTTCCTCAAGCACGCCATCCGCCAAGGTGAGCGCTACGGCGTCCCGCCGCATGAGCTGCTGCACCGCGCGGGCCAGCGCAAACTCATCGGCGGCCAGGAAGACCAGCTCATCGACATCGCGCTGGAGATCAAGCGCGAGAAGGACAGCGGCGCCGCCCCCTCGCGTTGA
- a CDS encoding heme-binding protein, producing the protein MSTSKTVGARRRGLYGLLAGGLMTATAATVIALPVAGIANADPQCNQDVGSSINSYLEKHPDLHQQLQARSQAEGGNGNVIDYLNRHPDVRQHLIDLSHSCPP; encoded by the coding sequence ATGAGCACATCCAAGACAGTCGGCGCCCGTCGCCGCGGGCTGTACGGCCTGCTCGCCGGGGGGTTGATGACTGCTACCGCCGCAACGGTGATCGCGCTGCCCGTGGCAGGCATAGCCAACGCGGATCCGCAATGCAATCAGGACGTGGGTTCATCCATCAACTCGTACCTGGAGAAGCACCCGGACCTCCACCAGCAGCTGCAGGCCAGGTCGCAGGCCGAGGGCGGTAACGGCAACGTCATCGACTATCTCAATCGGCATCCCGACGTCCGCCAGCACCTGATCGACCTGTCCCACTCCTGCCCACCGTAG
- a CDS encoding SDR family oxidoreductase, whose protein sequence is MTKLLDGKVVVISGVGPGLGTTLAHRCTREGADLVLAARTPERLDNVAKQIADLGGRATTVRADITEDDQVSNLVDATLEAYGKVDVLINNAFRVPSLKPFSGTSFQHIRDAIELSALGALRLIQGFTPALAESKGSIVNVNSMVLRHSQAKYGAYKMAKSALLSMSHSLATELGEQGIRVNSVAPGYIWGETLQGYFNHQAGKYGTTAEQIYQATAADSDLKRLPTEDEVASAILFMASDLSSGITGQTLDVNCGEYHT, encoded by the coding sequence ATGACCAAGTTACTGGACGGCAAGGTGGTGGTGATCAGCGGCGTCGGTCCGGGTCTGGGCACGACGCTGGCGCACCGATGCACGCGGGAAGGCGCCGACCTGGTGCTGGCGGCCCGCACGCCGGAACGCCTGGACAACGTCGCCAAGCAGATCGCCGACCTCGGAGGCCGTGCGACAACGGTGCGCGCCGACATCACCGAGGACGACCAGGTGAGCAACCTGGTCGATGCCACCTTGGAGGCGTACGGCAAGGTCGACGTGCTGATCAACAACGCGTTCCGGGTGCCGTCGCTGAAACCGTTCTCGGGCACCAGTTTTCAGCATATCCGCGACGCGATCGAACTCAGTGCGCTCGGCGCGCTGCGGCTCATCCAGGGGTTCACGCCGGCGCTGGCCGAGTCGAAGGGCTCGATCGTCAACGTCAACTCCATGGTGCTGCGGCACTCGCAGGCGAAGTACGGCGCCTACAAGATGGCCAAGTCCGCGCTGCTGTCCATGTCGCATTCGTTGGCCACCGAGCTCGGCGAGCAGGGTATCCGGGTCAATTCCGTTGCGCCCGGCTATATCTGGGGCGAGACACTGCAGGGCTACTTCAACCACCAGGCCGGCAAGTACGGCACCACGGCCGAGCAGATCTACCAGGCCACCGCGGCCGACTCCGACCTGAAGCGGCTGCCGACCGAGGACGAGGTGGCCTCGGCGATCCTGTTCATGGCCAGCGACCTGTCCAGCGGCATCACCGGACAGACGCTGGACGTCAATTGCGGGGAGTACCACACCTGA
- a CDS encoding sulfotransferase family protein, translating to MAQRTDVGTVEDLKASASKMIGLDDFGTNDDNYLEALEVLLDSYRRDADLTPLGSKMNRFFLRGALVARLLSEAAWKQYPQHADVVIERPIFVTGLVRTGTTALHRLLGADPAHQGLHLWLAEFPQPRPPRETWESNPFYSQLNAQFEKHHAENPDYTGLHFMAAYELEECWQLLRQSLHSASYETLAHLPTYSQWLSQQDWTPSYQRHRRNLQLIGLNDADKRWVLKNPSHLFALDALMATYPDALVIQTHRPVETIMASMCSLAQHTAEGWSSSFTGAQIGADAMETWSRGLERFNTARAKYSPSQFYDVDYKELIADPMGTVADIYRHFGLTLTEEAKAAMEKTHADSQSGPRAPKHTYSLADYGLSTETVKERFAGL from the coding sequence ATGGCGCAACGCACCGATGTCGGCACCGTCGAGGACCTGAAGGCGTCGGCCAGCAAGATGATCGGGCTGGACGATTTCGGTACCAACGACGACAACTACCTCGAAGCGCTGGAAGTGCTGCTGGACTCCTACCGGCGCGACGCCGACTTGACGCCGTTGGGCAGCAAGATGAATCGGTTTTTTCTGCGCGGTGCGCTGGTGGCCAGGCTGCTTTCCGAAGCTGCCTGGAAGCAGTACCCGCAGCATGCGGACGTCGTCATCGAGCGGCCGATCTTCGTCACCGGGCTGGTGCGCACCGGCACCACCGCCTTGCATCGGCTGCTTGGCGCCGATCCCGCGCACCAGGGCCTGCATCTGTGGTTGGCCGAATTTCCGCAGCCCCGTCCGCCTCGTGAAACCTGGGAATCCAACCCGTTTTACAGCCAGCTGAATGCACAGTTCGAGAAGCATCATGCCGAAAACCCGGACTACACGGGTCTGCACTTCATGGCGGCGTACGAGCTGGAGGAGTGCTGGCAGCTGCTGCGGCAGTCGCTGCACTCGGCGTCCTACGAAACCCTGGCGCACCTGCCCACCTACTCGCAATGGCTGTCCCAACAGGACTGGACGCCGTCATATCAGCGGCACCGCCGCAACCTTCAGCTGATCGGGCTCAACGACGCCGACAAGCGGTGGGTGCTGAAGAATCCCAGCCACCTGTTCGCGCTGGACGCGTTGATGGCGACCTATCCCGACGCGTTGGTGATCCAGACTCATCGTCCGGTCGAAACGATCATGGCCTCGATGTGCTCGCTGGCGCAGCACACCGCAGAGGGATGGTCGTCCTCGTTCACCGGCGCCCAAATCGGCGCTGACGCGATGGAAACGTGGTCGCGGGGCCTGGAGCGGTTCAACACCGCACGGGCCAAATACAGCCCGTCGCAGTTCTACGACGTGGACTACAAGGAGTTGATCGCCGACCCGATGGGCACGGTTGCCGACATCTACCGGCACTTCGGCTTGACGTTGACCGAAGAGGCCAAGGCCGCCATGGAAAAGACCCACGCCGACAGCCAGTCCGGCCCACGGGCGCCCAAGCACACCTACTCGCTTGCCGACTACGGCCTGAGCACCGAGACGGTCAAGGAGCGGTTCGCGGGCCTGTAG
- a CDS encoding Rieske 2Fe-2S domain-containing protein codes for MSTDTKAVGIREIDPGALPTRYARGWHCLGVAKDFQDGKPHSIEAFGTKLVVFADSHGDIKILDGYCRHMGGDLSEGTIKGDEIACPFHDWRWGGDGRCELVPYAKRTPKTARTRSWTTDVRAGLLFVWHDHENNPPEPAVRIPDIPESHSDEWTEWRWNRILIEGSNCRDIIDNVTDMAHFFYIHFGLPTYFKNVFEGHIASQYLHNVGRPDVNDLGTSYGEAHLDSEASYFGPSFMINWLHNSYGGYKAESILINCHYPVTQNSFVLQWGVIVEKPKGMDEKMTDKLSKVFTEGVSKGFLQDVEIWKHKTRIDNPLLVEEDGAVYQLRRWYQQFYVDVADIEPEMVERFEIEVDTTRANEYWNVEVEENLKAKDSEADETVTGDVPAEQH; via the coding sequence GTGAGTACCGACACCAAGGCGGTCGGCATCCGGGAAATCGATCCCGGCGCCTTGCCGACCAGATACGCCCGCGGCTGGCACTGCCTGGGCGTTGCAAAGGACTTCCAGGACGGTAAGCCGCATTCGATTGAGGCGTTCGGCACCAAGCTTGTGGTGTTCGCCGACTCGCACGGGGACATCAAGATCCTCGACGGGTACTGCCGCCACATGGGCGGGGACCTGTCCGAGGGCACCATCAAGGGCGACGAGATCGCCTGCCCGTTCCACGACTGGCGCTGGGGCGGCGACGGCCGCTGCGAGCTCGTCCCCTACGCCAAGCGCACGCCCAAGACCGCGCGGACCCGGTCGTGGACGACCGACGTGCGCGCGGGCCTGCTGTTCGTCTGGCACGACCACGAGAACAACCCGCCGGAGCCCGCCGTGCGCATTCCGGACATCCCGGAATCCCACAGCGACGAGTGGACCGAGTGGCGGTGGAACCGCATCCTCATCGAGGGGTCCAACTGCCGCGACATCATCGACAACGTCACCGACATGGCGCACTTCTTCTACATCCATTTCGGGTTGCCGACGTACTTCAAGAACGTCTTCGAGGGCCACATCGCGTCGCAGTACCTGCACAACGTGGGCCGGCCCGACGTCAACGACCTCGGCACCTCGTACGGTGAGGCGCACCTGGATTCGGAGGCCTCCTACTTCGGGCCGTCGTTCATGATCAACTGGCTGCACAACAGCTACGGCGGCTACAAGGCCGAGTCGATCCTGATCAACTGCCACTACCCGGTGACGCAGAACTCGTTCGTGCTGCAGTGGGGTGTCATCGTCGAAAAACCCAAGGGCATGGACGAAAAGATGACCGACAAGCTGTCGAAGGTGTTCACCGAGGGCGTGAGCAAGGGCTTCCTGCAAGACGTCGAGATCTGGAAGCACAAGACCCGCATCGACAATCCACTCCTGGTCGAGGAGGACGGTGCGGTCTATCAGCTGCGCCGCTGGTACCAGCAGTTCTACGTCGACGTCGCCGACATCGAGCCGGAAATGGTGGAGCGCTTCGAGATCGAGGTGGACACCACCCGCGCCAACGAGTACTGGAATGTCGAGGTCGAGGAGAACCTCAAGGCCAAGGACTCCGAGGCCGACGAGACGGTCACCGGCGACGTGCCGGCCGAGCAACACTAG
- a CDS encoding gamma carbonic anhydrase family protein → MPLFAFEGRAPRVDPTAFVAPTATLIGDVVVEAGASVWFNAVLRGDYGPIVVREGANVQDGSVLHAPPGIPVDIGPGATVAHLCVIHGVHVGQEALIANHATVLDGAVIGARSLVAAHSLVTAGTQIPPGMLAVGAPAQIKGPVAGTGAEMWVKVNPQAYRDLALRHLAGLEPI, encoded by the coding sequence ATGCCGCTATTTGCGTTCGAGGGCCGCGCGCCACGGGTCGATCCCACCGCTTTCGTGGCCCCGACGGCCACTCTGATCGGCGACGTCGTGGTGGAGGCGGGTGCCTCGGTCTGGTTCAACGCCGTATTGCGGGGCGACTACGGACCCATCGTGGTGCGCGAGGGCGCCAACGTCCAAGACGGGTCGGTTTTGCACGCGCCGCCCGGTATCCCGGTCGACATCGGTCCCGGCGCGACGGTGGCGCATCTGTGCGTCATTCACGGGGTTCACGTCGGGCAGGAGGCGTTGATCGCCAACCACGCCACCGTTCTGGACGGTGCGGTGATCGGCGCGCGCAGCCTGGTCGCCGCGCACTCACTGGTGACGGCCGGCACCCAGATTCCACCCGGGATGCTGGCCGTCGGCGCGCCGGCTCAGATCAAGGGACCGGTCGCCGGGACGGGCGCCGAGATGTGGGTGAAGGTGAACCCGCAGGCCTACCGCGACCTCGCCCTGCGGCATCTGGCCGGGCTGGAACCGATTTAG